The Quatrionicoccus australiensis nucleotide sequence TCGAACTAAGTTGATTGACCGGGATTGCACTGGCTCTCATAATCTCGCAGAAAATTTTTCAGGAGTTTCCCCATGAATGCAGCAACCGATGTCGTTTCCCCCATCCTCTTCACCGACAGTGCCGCCAACAAGGTCAAGGAACTGATCGAAGAAGAAGGCAATCCGGGCCTGAAACTCCGCGTTTTCGTCACCGGCGGCGGCTGTTCCGGCTTCCAGTACGGTTTCACCTTCGATGAAGAAGTCGCCGAAGACGACACCACGATGGAAAAGAACGGCGTGACCCTGCTGATCGATCCGATGAGCTACCAGTATCTGGTTGGTGCCGAGATCGATTACTCGGAAGGCCTGGAAGGCTCGCAGTTCGTGATCCGCAATCCGAACGCCACCTCGACCTGCGGTTGCGGTTCGTCCTTCTCCGCCTGATTCAGGCGGCCGGGCCGAGCGGCTCGGCAGAGCAGTCGCAGCCCTTGCCCGCGGCGATCCAGCGGGCGAGCAGGCGACTGGCCAGAGGTTCGGCTGCCCGCGGCAGCCAGCCCAGATAATTTCCCGGCGCGGTCAGCAGACCGCAATGGTAGCGATTGGCCCCTGTAGACCAGCTGAGTGCCGGGCAGGGGCCTTTCTTTTTCCGGAAGCGCAGGCGCGCCGCCGGACAGGTTTCCAGCGCGCAGCAGACGCCGCAACCGTTGCACGGCTCGCCTTCG carries:
- the erpA gene encoding iron-sulfur cluster insertion protein ErpA, giving the protein MNAATDVVSPILFTDSAANKVKELIEEEGNPGLKLRVFVTGGGCSGFQYGFTFDEEVAEDDTTMEKNGVTLLIDPMSYQYLVGAEIDYSEGLEGSQFVIRNPNATSTCGCGSSFSA